In the Variovorax sp. S12S4 genome, one interval contains:
- a CDS encoding beta-ketoacyl-[acyl-carrier-protein] synthase family protein yields MNHEVCVTGLGVMAPHGGEPDALFQALQDGQSAIRPIFPDLPKPAAAATVAFDETRWFTKLQLAGVDRVSQLAVAAADLALQDAGFDRADADPERIGVYAGCGMGGAAALEAAYRGGMRVPPLTIPAFMPNAPAAHVAMRNGVQGPVLTYSVACASSSVAIAEAAKAIQRGEVDLAIAGGSEALIVPGVVLAWQAMQTLATFQPGEAAGAVRPFAADRNGFALGEGAAFVVLESAERARRRGARSYATLAGWGLSSDATHLTKPDAPGQARALRAALRQAGLQPRDVGYCNAHGTATRIGDVVERNALAEVWGDDLEHLRVSSTKALHGHMLGAAGAVEAVITVLALHRRQLPPNAHCSAIDPACSLNLVKPGETAAPELQAAISNSFAFGGTNSVLLFRRA; encoded by the coding sequence GTGAACCACGAGGTCTGCGTTACCGGCCTGGGCGTCATGGCGCCGCACGGCGGCGAGCCCGATGCGCTGTTCCAGGCGCTGCAGGATGGCCAGTCGGCCATTCGCCCGATCTTTCCCGACCTGCCCAAGCCGGCCGCCGCGGCCACCGTGGCTTTCGACGAAACACGCTGGTTCACCAAGCTGCAGCTCGCCGGCGTCGACCGCGTCAGCCAGCTCGCGGTAGCGGCCGCCGACCTCGCGCTGCAGGATGCGGGCTTCGACCGTGCAGACGCCGACCCGGAGCGCATCGGCGTCTACGCCGGCTGCGGCATGGGCGGCGCCGCGGCGCTCGAGGCGGCCTACCGCGGTGGCATGCGCGTGCCGCCGCTCACCATTCCGGCCTTCATGCCCAACGCTCCCGCGGCGCACGTGGCCATGCGCAACGGCGTGCAGGGGCCGGTGCTCACCTATTCGGTCGCCTGCGCCTCGTCGTCGGTGGCCATTGCCGAAGCCGCCAAGGCCATTCAACGCGGCGAAGTCGACCTGGCGATTGCCGGCGGCAGCGAGGCGCTCATCGTGCCGGGCGTCGTGCTGGCATGGCAGGCCATGCAGACGCTGGCCACCTTCCAGCCCGGCGAAGCAGCCGGCGCCGTACGCCCCTTCGCGGCCGACCGCAACGGGTTTGCGCTCGGCGAGGGCGCGGCGTTCGTCGTGCTCGAATCGGCCGAGCGCGCCCGCCGCCGCGGCGCCCGCAGCTACGCCACGCTCGCGGGCTGGGGCCTCAGCAGCGACGCGACGCACCTCACCAAGCCCGACGCCCCCGGGCAGGCCCGTGCATTGCGCGCCGCCCTGCGCCAAGCCGGCCTGCAGCCGCGCGACGTGGGCTACTGCAACGCCCACGGCACGGCCACGCGCATCGGCGACGTGGTCGAGCGCAATGCGCTCGCGGAGGTCTGGGGCGACGACCTCGAACATCTGCGCGTCAGCTCCACCAAGGCGCTGCACGGGCACATGCTCGGCGCCGCCGGTGCGGTCGAGGCCGTCATCACCGTGCTTGCGCTGCATCGTCGCCAGTTGCCGCCCAACGCGCACTGCAGCGCGATCGATCCCGCTTGCAGCCTGAACCTGGTCAAGCCCGGCGAAACCGCCGCGCCTGAACTCCAGGCCGCCATCAGCAACTCGTTCGCTTTCGGCGGGACCAACTCGGTGCTGCTCTTTCGCAGGGCCTAG
- a CDS encoding acyl carrier protein, translated as MSSLKELQDLIHEKYGIEPSKLDPNASMRETGGLDSLALAEFLFAIEDHFGITMPDDDANIDTLGELALLVDKVRAAKAA; from the coding sequence ATGAGTTCGCTGAAGGAATTGCAGGACCTGATCCACGAGAAGTACGGTATCGAACCGTCGAAGCTCGATCCCAACGCATCGATGCGCGAAACCGGCGGACTCGACTCGCTCGCACTGGCCGAGTTCCTGTTTGCCATCGAAGACCACTTCGGCATCACCATGCCCGACGACGACGCGAACATCGACACGCTGGGCGAACTGGCGCTGCTCGTCGACAAGGTCAGGGCCGCGAAGGCAGCGTGA
- a CDS encoding phosphatase PAP2 family protein, whose translation MAPISRSHRPLTWTADVGERIRSLFWLKAIGTTAFTWLFFIGYFHLLRNPAYPVTVMPLTALDHLIPFQPYTLGAYLSLWFYVGIAPGLQLGFRELVVYGLWIGALCLTGLGLFYFWPTQIPPLTIDVSGYPGFAMLQGVDAAGNACPSMHVAVAIFTAIRLDHVLREARTPVFLRVVNWIWFAAIAYSTLAVKQHVVLDAVAGALLGTAFALPSLRWRPAYRNRPTTLVGADIIGHH comes from the coding sequence ATGGCGCCCATTTCCCGATCGCACCGACCCCTGACCTGGACCGCAGACGTCGGCGAGCGCATCCGCTCCCTCTTCTGGCTCAAGGCGATCGGCACCACGGCCTTTACCTGGCTCTTCTTCATCGGCTATTTCCATCTGCTGCGCAACCCGGCGTACCCGGTCACGGTGATGCCGCTCACGGCGCTGGACCACCTGATACCGTTCCAGCCCTACACGCTGGGCGCCTACCTCTCGCTCTGGTTCTATGTCGGCATTGCGCCCGGACTGCAACTGGGCTTTCGGGAGCTGGTGGTCTACGGACTGTGGATCGGCGCGCTGTGCCTCACGGGCCTGGGCCTCTTCTACTTCTGGCCCACGCAAATACCGCCGCTCACCATCGACGTGTCGGGCTACCCGGGCTTTGCGATGCTGCAGGGTGTGGATGCCGCGGGCAACGCCTGCCCCTCGATGCACGTGGCCGTGGCCATCTTCACGGCCATACGCCTGGACCACGTGCTGCGCGAGGCGCGCACGCCAGTCTTTCTGCGTGTGGTCAACTGGATCTGGTTTGCCGCCATTGCCTACTCGACACTGGCCGTGAAGCAGCACGTGGTGCTCGACGCAGTGGCCGGCGCGCTGCTGGGAACGGCCTTTGCGCTCCCCTCCCTGCGATGGCGGCCGGCCTACCGGAACCGGCCGACTACTTTGGTGGGAGCGGATATCATTGGCCATCACTGA
- a CDS encoding AraC family transcriptional regulator, producing the protein MPSAVSTSFSTDSTSPRAAKPRGPNVAPVTSVASLTPHLYAPDAVRPLRAKEHFLSADTFVELHQHPWPQLTFSTRGVIRLSTQDGSYIVPPSRAVWVPANMPHSIMLIEDAELRTVYLHAWLGPPWEKCEVLEISPLLRALMLALDTTPDGLPPADPHAPQRERMIAPLLVDELERATQIRIDVPLPTDKRLRQLCEALLRNPADRATLAERAAAIGASERTVARLFRDQLGMSWQQWRQQAVMAHALPLLARGMAVSQVAAASGYATDSAFCAMFKAATGRSPTSFQHRKRSAALA; encoded by the coding sequence ATGCCAAGCGCCGTTTCCACCTCTTTTTCAACCGATTCCACAAGCCCGCGCGCCGCCAAGCCACGCGGCCCGAACGTGGCACCGGTCACCAGCGTCGCCTCGCTCACGCCGCACCTCTACGCACCCGACGCGGTGCGTCCGCTGCGCGCCAAGGAACATTTCCTGAGCGCAGACACCTTCGTCGAACTGCATCAGCACCCCTGGCCGCAGCTCACCTTCTCGACCCGCGGCGTGATCCGGCTCAGCACGCAGGACGGCAGCTACATCGTGCCGCCCTCTCGCGCAGTCTGGGTGCCGGCCAACATGCCGCACAGCATCATGCTGATCGAAGATGCCGAGCTGCGCACCGTTTATCTGCATGCTTGGCTCGGCCCGCCGTGGGAAAAGTGCGAGGTGCTCGAAATCAGTCCCTTGCTGCGCGCGCTGATGCTCGCGCTCGACACCACGCCCGATGGCCTGCCGCCCGCCGATCCGCATGCACCGCAGCGCGAACGCATGATCGCCCCGCTGCTGGTCGACGAACTGGAACGTGCCACCCAGATACGCATCGACGTGCCGCTGCCCACCGACAAGCGGCTGCGCCAGCTCTGCGAAGCGCTGCTGCGCAACCCCGCCGACCGGGCCACGCTGGCCGAGCGCGCCGCCGCCATCGGCGCGAGCGAGCGCACCGTAGCGCGGCTCTTTCGCGACCAGCTCGGCATGAGCTGGCAGCAATGGCGGCAGCAGGCCGTGATGGCGCATGCGCTGCCGCTGCTGGCGCGCGGCATGGCCGTGAGCCAGGTGGCCGCGGCCAGCGGCTATGCGACCGACAGCGCGTTCTGCGCCATGTTCAAGGCAGCGACGGGGCGCTCGCCAACCTCGTTCCAGCACCGGAAGCGATCGGCCGCGCTCGCCTGA
- a CDS encoding MFS transporter: protein MSSTSSPTATPSTSLRSDAQLIGLVGLAHAISHFSQLILAPLFPWLKDAFNVSYTELGAVLTVFFVVSCVVQAASGFIVDKLGPRPVLFVGLGALALAAFGYAMAQSYWMLLACAIVGGIGNGVFHPVDYTLFNRKVAPTRLGHAYSVHGITGSLGWALAPAFVVPIAIAFSWRVALASAGALAIVVLLVLWVYRSVLSLDVKAVQKATGHGEPAPIGGEFDFLRIPAVWMCFGFFFLYAVVISVVQTFAPVAAGHLHAVPVALVAVCLTVYMVASAAGMVAGGFLASDPSRCERIVGTGFGIAAAVALVLAFAQFPPVLVPVLFGVMGFVSGVAGPSRDLLVKRSTPPNATGRVYGVVYAGLDIGQALAPLVFGRLMDHAQYTSVIVGLALVQGVLIASAFNVTKVRRTALVPASA, encoded by the coding sequence ATGTCTTCAACTTCCTCCCCGACAGCCACCCCTTCCACCAGCCTGCGCAGCGATGCCCAGCTGATCGGCCTCGTCGGCCTAGCCCATGCCATCAGCCACTTCAGCCAGCTGATCCTGGCGCCGCTGTTCCCCTGGCTGAAGGACGCGTTCAACGTGAGCTACACCGAGCTTGGCGCGGTGCTGACGGTGTTCTTCGTGGTTTCGTGCGTCGTGCAGGCGGCCTCGGGCTTCATCGTCGACAAGCTCGGTCCGCGGCCGGTGCTCTTCGTGGGGCTTGGGGCGCTGGCGCTGGCGGCTTTCGGCTATGCCATGGCCCAGAGCTACTGGATGCTGCTGGCCTGCGCGATCGTGGGCGGCATCGGCAACGGCGTGTTCCACCCGGTCGACTACACGCTCTTCAACCGCAAGGTCGCGCCGACGCGGCTCGGCCATGCGTATAGCGTGCACGGTATCACCGGCAGCTTGGGCTGGGCGCTGGCACCGGCTTTCGTGGTGCCGATTGCCATCGCCTTTTCTTGGCGCGTGGCGCTGGCATCGGCAGGTGCGCTGGCCATCGTGGTGCTGCTGGTGCTCTGGGTTTACCGCAGCGTGCTGTCGCTCGATGTGAAGGCGGTGCAAAAAGCCACCGGCCACGGCGAGCCCGCGCCCATCGGCGGCGAGTTCGACTTTCTGCGCATTCCGGCCGTGTGGATGTGCTTCGGCTTCTTCTTTTTGTATGCCGTCGTGATCAGCGTGGTGCAGACCTTCGCGCCGGTGGCCGCGGGCCATCTGCACGCGGTGCCGGTGGCGCTGGTGGCGGTTTGCCTGACGGTGTACATGGTGGCCAGCGCGGCCGGCATGGTGGCGGGCGGCTTTCTCGCTTCCGATCCGTCGCGCTGCGAGCGCATCGTGGGAACGGGCTTCGGCATTGCGGCGGCCGTGGCGCTGGTGCTGGCCTTTGCGCAGTTTCCGCCGGTGCTGGTGCCGGTGCTGTTCGGCGTGATGGGTTTCGTGTCCGGCGTGGCCGGGCCTTCGCGCGACCTGCTGGTCAAGCGATCGACGCCGCCCAACGCCACGGGGCGCGTCTACGGCGTGGTGTATGCGGGCCTCGATATCGGCCAGGCGCTGGCGCCGCTGGTGTTCGGGCGGCTCATGGACCATGCCCAGTACACGAGCGTGATCGTCGGCCTGGCGCTGGTGCAGGGCGTGCTGATTGCCAGTGCCTTCAATGTGACGAAGGTGCGCCGCACGGCACTGGTGCCGGCCTCGGCCTGA
- a CDS encoding sulfite exporter TauE/SafE family protein, producing the protein MQALYVYVIAGAVLAGFVQGLSGFAFGLVAMSVWAWTLEPQLAAVLSLFGALTGQVIAAVTVRRAFDRHVLWPFVLGGLVGVPFGVWLLPHLDLVLFRVCLGVLLVLWCPAMLMSQHLPKVTFGGRIADGIAGTIGGAMAGIGGFSGTIPTLWCTLRGFQRDTQRAVIQNFNLSMLLVAFAIHLATGSIGRSMVPLLGVVALAVAVPVLLGARLYIGISEAAFRKLVLGLLTASGVAMLASGVPALLQRG; encoded by the coding sequence ATGCAGGCCTTGTATGTGTATGTGATCGCCGGCGCCGTGCTGGCGGGCTTTGTGCAGGGCCTGTCCGGTTTTGCGTTCGGCCTGGTGGCCATGTCGGTCTGGGCCTGGACCCTGGAGCCGCAACTGGCCGCCGTGCTTTCGCTGTTCGGCGCGCTCACCGGCCAGGTGATTGCGGCGGTCACGGTGCGCCGCGCTTTCGACAGGCATGTGCTGTGGCCCTTCGTGCTCGGCGGGCTGGTCGGCGTGCCTTTCGGCGTGTGGCTGCTGCCGCACCTCGATCTGGTGCTCTTCAGGGTTTGCCTCGGCGTGCTGCTGGTGCTGTGGTGTCCTGCCATGCTGATGTCGCAGCACCTGCCAAAGGTGACCTTCGGCGGACGAATCGCCGACGGCATCGCGGGAACCATCGGCGGCGCCATGGCGGGCATCGGCGGCTTCTCGGGCACCATTCCCACGCTCTGGTGCACCTTGCGCGGCTTCCAGCGCGACACGCAGCGCGCGGTGATCCAGAACTTCAATCTCTCGATGCTGCTGGTGGCGTTTGCAATCCACCTGGCGACCGGCAGCATCGGCCGTTCGATGGTGCCGCTGCTGGGCGTGGTGGCGCTCGCCGTCGCGGTGCCGGTGCTCTTGGGCGCGCGGCTCTACATCGGCATCAGCGAGGCGGCGTTCCGCAAACTGGTGCTGGGGCTGCTGACAGCCTCTGGCGTGGCGATGCTGGCTTCGGGCGTGCCTGCACTGTTGCAGCGCGGCTGA
- the arsC gene encoding arsenate reductase (glutaredoxin) (This arsenate reductase requires both glutathione and glutaredoxin to convert arsenate to arsenite, after which the efflux transporter formed by ArsA and ArsB can extrude the arsenite from the cell, providing resistance.): protein MTARTPTTAYPMTIFHKPNCSTSRNVLGLIRESGVEPEIVLYLETPPSKRKLRDLAKAMGMGARDLLRTKEAPYEELKLADPKWTDDQLFDFIVAHPILLQRPIVVSPRGTLMCRPWARVREILPTA from the coding sequence ATGACCGCACGCACCCCGACCACTGCGTATCCGATGACCATCTTCCACAAGCCCAACTGCAGCACGTCGCGCAACGTGCTGGGCTTGATCCGCGAGAGCGGCGTGGAACCCGAGATCGTTCTCTACCTGGAAACACCGCCATCGAAGAGGAAGCTGCGCGATTTGGCAAAAGCCATGGGCATGGGCGCGCGCGACCTGTTGCGCACGAAGGAAGCGCCTTATGAAGAGCTGAAGCTGGCCGACCCGAAATGGACAGACGACCAGTTGTTCGACTTCATCGTCGCCCACCCCATCTTGCTGCAGCGGCCCATCGTGGTCTCTCCGCGCGGCACGCTGATGTGCCGGCCATGGGCGCGCGTGCGCGAGATTTTGCCCACCGCGTAG
- a CDS encoding glutathione S-transferase family protein yields the protein MTFSSAPSNDRYTLYGAPGSGATPVHAALTLIGAQVDTVGVSPWEGESERERVSGINPMRQVPALVLPSGEVMTESAAILIWLGDRYPEAGLCPAPNDPLRARYLRWMVYLPAAIYSLYWVRDDPARLTPDPAAQPAMLERSAERIAHCWHLMDTQIDEPAPYLLGEKISMLDLYVTVLSRWTPHRKRFYRVAPRMAQVVRRVDADPRLGDFWAERFPFSLDPQVQKD from the coding sequence ATGACTTTTTCATCCGCTCCTTCGAACGACCGCTACACCCTCTACGGTGCGCCCGGTTCCGGCGCCACGCCCGTTCATGCGGCGTTGACGCTGATCGGTGCGCAGGTCGACACCGTCGGCGTCTCTCCGTGGGAGGGCGAATCCGAGCGCGAGCGCGTGTCGGGCATCAACCCGATGCGCCAGGTGCCCGCACTCGTGCTGCCTTCGGGCGAGGTAATGACCGAGAGCGCGGCCATCCTGATCTGGCTTGGCGATCGTTATCCGGAGGCGGGGCTTTGCCCCGCGCCCAACGATCCGCTGCGCGCGCGCTATCTGCGCTGGATGGTCTACCTGCCGGCGGCCATCTATTCGCTGTACTGGGTGCGCGACGATCCGGCGCGGCTCACGCCCGACCCTGCAGCCCAGCCTGCGATGCTCGAACGTTCGGCCGAGCGCATTGCGCACTGCTGGCACCTCATGGACACGCAGATCGACGAACCCGCGCCCTACCTGCTCGGCGAGAAGATCAGCATGCTCGACCTCTACGTGACCGTGCTGTCGCGCTGGACGCCGCATCGAAAGCGCTTCTACCGCGTGGCGCCGCGCATGGCCCAGGTGGTGCGGCGCGTGGACGCCGATCCCCGGCTGGGCGATTTCTGGGCGGAGCGCTTTCCTTTTTCGCTGGACCCGCAGGTGCAGAAAGACTGA
- a CDS encoding 6,7-dimethyl-8-ribityllumazine synthase — MSQINDLPLSAINASGNPRGERIAFVEAQWHSDIVHQARDAFLAEMERLGVARDLIDVFDVPGAFEIPLHAKRLANSGKYAAIVGCALVVDGGIYRHEFVASTVVSTLMSLQLETDVPIFSAVLTPHHFHEHVEHRKYFHRHFAVKGTEVAEACVKTLEGLKKVDALLATA; from the coding sequence ATGAGTCAGATCAACGACCTTCCCCTTTCCGCCATCAACGCGTCGGGCAATCCGCGCGGCGAGCGCATCGCTTTTGTCGAGGCGCAGTGGCATTCCGACATCGTCCACCAGGCGCGGGACGCCTTTCTTGCCGAAATGGAACGGCTCGGCGTGGCGCGCGACCTCATCGACGTGTTCGATGTACCCGGCGCCTTCGAGATTCCGCTGCACGCCAAACGGCTTGCCAACTCGGGCAAGTACGCCGCCATCGTGGGTTGCGCGCTGGTGGTGGACGGCGGCATCTACCGCCACGAGTTCGTGGCCAGCACCGTGGTCAGCACGCTGATGTCGCTGCAGCTCGAAACCGACGTGCCGATTTTCTCGGCCGTGCTCACGCCGCACCATTTCCATGAGCATGTGGAGCATCGCAAGTACTTCCACCGCCACTTTGCCGTCAAGGGCACCGAAGTGGCCGAGGCTTGCGTGAAGACGCTCGAAGGCCTGAAGAAGGTCGACGCGCTGCTGGCCACCGCGTGA